GCCGGGAAAATCCATGCGGCATTGAAGCGCGTCCGCCCTGCGGGGGTAAATACGCACAAGCGCGTAGCGCGCTGGCAATCAGCGTCCGGACAGGGAATTGCTCACGCTTCCGGCAGCCTGTGCCGCACGGCCCAGGCCACCAGTTCGGCTGCGTTGCGCAGGCCGAGCTTGCGCGCGATGTTCTCGCGGTGCTTGCGTACGGTGTGTTCGGAAATGCCCAGTTCGGCGCCGATCTGCTTGCTCGACAGACCGCGCCCGACACGCCCGGCAATGTCCATTTCGCGCGAGGTCAGACCCTCGTGCGTGTCGGCCATGCCGTGACCGAACAGGGTCGCCAGTTCCGGACTCACGTAATAGCCACCGTCGGACACCGTCATCATCGCGCCGACCAGCGCCTCGGCGTCGTCCGTCTTCAGCATGTAGCCCTGCGCGCCGAAGGCCAGCGCCGCGTGGAAGGAGGCGGCGTCCTGGCGCGCGGTCACCACCAGCACCCGCGTCGTCAGACCGGCGGCAGCGATGGCCTGCATCACGCCGAGGCCGTCCAGACCGGGCAGGCCGAGATCGAGCAGCAGCACATCGGGCGACAGACTGCGCACCAGTTCGAGCGCCCGTTCGCCGTCGCCACAGTCGCCCAGCCAGCGCACGCGCGGCTCGGCCGACAGCATCAGACGCAAGCCCTGGCGCACCAGCGCGTGGTCTTCGGCAACGACGATGCTAATCTCGCGGGCGTCCATGACTGCGGAAACTACCATGACCGGAACATCCGCCACGCTCGACGACGCCACGTCGCCCAGCGATTCGGACGCCGTCCGGCGCGACCTGCTGGGCGTACTTTTCGGTCACACGCCCACCATCGTCGCCGGCAATCTGGCGGTGTCGCTGACCGCCTCTGCTGTGCTCGTCAGCGCCCAGGGACACGGCCTGGTCTGGTTCTGGCTGGCCGCGATATGGGTACTGGTCGGCCTGCGCTACGCACTGGTCCGCCAGTTGCGGCCGCAACTGGCCTCGCTGCAGCGGCCCGGTC
The window above is part of the Methyloversatilis discipulorum genome. Proteins encoded here:
- a CDS encoding response regulator encodes the protein MVVSAVMDAREISIVVAEDHALVRQGLRLMLSAEPRVRWLGDCGDGERALELVRSLSPDVLLLDLGLPGLDGLGVMQAIAAAGLTTRVLVVTARQDAASFHAALAFGAQGYMLKTDDAEALVGAMMTVSDGGYYVSPELATLFGHGMADTHEGLTSREMDIAGRVGRGLSSKQIGAELGISEHTVRKHRENIARKLGLRNAAELVAWAVRHRLPEA